The genomic segment GCAGACGGCAGACTTCAACGCGCTTGCAAGGCGCAACGCTCATCGAACCGGACATGCAGATCTGTCGGGTAGCTCAGCCATTGCTGGCTTTCGCCCCCACAGAACCCACCGTGCGGCGTTACCGCAGTGGGCTCTTCAGAAAGGACCTGAGGCGGGTCGATCATTGCCGCCATGCCTGGTGGATCACCGGTTCCGGAAGAGGGAAGGCGATCAGGAGCTGGCGGTAATTCGCCCAGTTCATGCAGCCCTTTTGGCTACGTTTGCCGAGCACCTTACGCCAGTCCTTGACGACGCATGCCTTGAACACGCGCAGTGATCGATAATTGAAGATCACTCCGAAGTACTGATAATGACCGTTCAGCACTTGACGTAGCCACCGATGCTGTTCCCGTAGCGGAGCATGCATGCGGTGCTTCATCTCTTCTCGGATTGCCTTCAGCTTTCGAGCAAGGCGCTTGGCTTGCGTCTTCCTCTTGACCATGAACTTGTTCTTCCTGGTTTTGGCGCAGTAGTGCGTGAAGCCCAGGAAGTCGAAGGTCTCCGGGCGTCGCTGCCCAGCGGCGGTTCGCTCGTGGGCGGCGAACCGCCCGAACTCGATCAACCGGGTCTTGCCCTCATGGAGCGACAGGCCGAACTGCAGCAGCCTGTCTTTGAGATCCACGAGGAGCTGCTTCCCATCTGCCTCGAACTGACAGCCGAACACCATATCATCTGCGTACCTACAGACGATCACCGTCCCGGCTGCCCGCCGTCTTCTCCATTGGTGAACCCAGAGGTCGACGACGTAGTGAAGAAAAACATTCGCAAGGATGGGGCTGACCCCCGACCCCTGCGGAGTGCCCGACTCCACCGGTCTCCATTGGCCGCTCTCAAGGACGCCGGCCTCGAGCCACCGCTTAATCAAGCGGAGCACCCGGGGGTCGGCGATCCTGTGCGCCAGCATTCGCATCAACCATCCGTGGTCAACGGAATCGAAGAAGGTGCGGATGTCGACATCGAGCACAAAGTTCACACGCTGCGTCATCAGGGCCTTGTCTAGGGCAGCCAAGGCCGAATGCGGGCTTCGCTCCGGCCGGAAGCCGTGGCTGAACCCCAGAAAGTCGGCCTCGTAGACGGCATTCAGCACTTCGGCCACCGCGCCCTGGACGATCTTGTCTTCCAGTGTCGGAATGCCGAGCGGGCGGAGACTGCCGTCAGCTTTCGGGATGTAGGTGCGGCGCACTGGCTTGGGCCAGTACTGCCCGCTGTGGATCCTGGCGTGCAGACGCTGGAGATTGACCTCCAGATTCCGCTCGTAGTCCTCCACCTTCACCCGATCGATCCCTGGACTGGCCGCGCGTCTCTGCCGCCGAAACGCCCTTTCGAGCGCGGCAACGTCGACGTGATGCAGCAGTGCCGTGAACCGTGTCTGGCCAGAACGTCTGGCCGCCTCATTCACACGCTCGAGGTTTGGCTGCAAGGGTTGCCAGCGCTGTGTCTGGCCCTTCGCCTGCCCCGGCGTGATCCCTTCCTGCCGCTCCCTTTTCTCCATCACCTCGTTTCCTTCGGTGACTTCATCGATAATATGGAGCGGTCCGACTCCCATCCGCGATGCGGCGAACTGTGGTTGTCCCTCGTTCGTCGCCCCCATCGGAGACCAACCGATGGACGCGGATGGGCCTCATAGGTTCCGGAATGGGCCTTTTGGTCGTGACGTAGTCCCAGCCCCCGGCGGAGCATCCGGTCTCTCGCATAGCGAGACCCGATGTGCTGCTTTCGCTGGTGCGGGCGCCAGCTCTGCCTCCACAACATGCCGATTTCGGGAGTCAATTCCACACCCCGTCCAACCGCTGTCTACGCTTCGGACCCCGCGTTACCGCGACGCCCGCAAGACTCGCTCCCGTCCTGCCTGCTCGGCTTTGGACGGACCAGACTTTCACTGGCAAGCTCATTCCAGCTTTCCTATCGCACCCCGCACTGGGCTCCCCAGATGACTTTTGCGAAGACCTCCGCTTCATACCGTTGGATGCAATGTGCGAGCTGATGGGAGCTCGAACCACGGTCGATCGCTCAAATACACCCAGCTGATCCGCTGTCGTTGACCTCGGCGTTGCAGGGCGTGCACCCAGTGTCGCTGGACTTCATGGCGGATCCAGCTGAGCTTGCGGTCGCAGTGGTGCAAGGCGAAGTACTGGTAGAAGCCGCGCAGCATCACCGTGAGGTGCTGCTGTTGTTGGCGTCTCTTCCAATGTCTGTGTCCAAGCAACCACTCGCGGGCGCGAGCGAGGAACTTTCTGCAACTCTTGGTGCTAGGAATACGGATCAGGGCGAAACGCCCTGCTCGATCCTCCCCACAGACGTGCTTGAAGCCCAGAAACTCAAACGTCTCGGGCCTATGTCCGTGCTTGCGCCGTTCGACGGCCGCAAAACGCCCAAAGAGCAACAGCCGGGTTTTCTCCTCGGCCAGCTCTAGATTGAACTGCGCAAAACGTTCCCGCAATTGGCGCTGGAAATTCTGCGCGTCTCCCCAGAACTGGAAGCTTCCCACAAAATCATCCGCGAAACGCACCAAGTACGCCTCGCCCTGGCACTGTGCTTTGAATTTCTTTTCAAACCA from the Candidatus Binatia bacterium genome contains:
- the ltrA gene encoding group II intron reverse transcriptase/maturase, with amino-acid sequence MGATNEGQPQFAASRMGVGPLHIIDEVTEGNEVMEKRERQEGITPGQAKGQTQRWQPLQPNLERVNEAARRSGQTRFTALLHHVDVAALERAFRRQRRAASPGIDRVKVEDYERNLEVNLQRLHARIHSGQYWPKPVRRTYIPKADGSLRPLGIPTLEDKIVQGAVAEVLNAVYEADFLGFSHGFRPERSPHSALAALDKALMTQRVNFVLDVDIRTFFDSVDHGWLMRMLAHRIADPRVLRLIKRWLEAGVLESGQWRPVESGTPQGSGVSPILANVFLHYVVDLWVHQWRRRRAAGTVIVCRYADDMVFGCQFEADGKQLLVDLKDRLLQFGLSLHEGKTRLIEFGRFAAHERTAAGQRRPETFDFLGFTHYCAKTRKNKFMVKRKTQAKRLARKLKAIREEMKHRMHAPLREQHRWLRQVLNGHYQYFGVIFNYRSLRVFKACVVKDWRKVLGKRSQKGCMNWANYRQLLIAFPLPEPVIHQAWRQ